Proteins from one Armatimonadota bacterium genomic window:
- a CDS encoding RNA-binding protein, with protein sequence MANKSLYVGNMPYSASEDDIRELFEPFGPIGEIRVIGDKGFGFVDIPEENVAAAIEAVNGKELGGRTLTVNEARPRTERSGGRGGGRGGFGGGGRRW encoded by the coding sequence TTGGCCAACAAATCACTTTACGTAGGCAACATGCCCTACAGCGCCAGCGAGGATGACATACGTGAGCTGTTCGAGCCGTTTGGCCCGATAGGCGAGATCAGAGTCATCGGTGACAAGGGATTCGGGTTTGTCGACATTCCCGAAGAGAACGTTGCGGCGGCGATTGAAGCAGTCAATGGCAAGGAACTTGGCGGACGTACTTTGACCGTCAACGAAGCTCGCCCTCGAACCGAGCGCAGTGGCGGACGCGGCGGCGGTCGAGGAGGATTTGGAGGCGGCGGACGCCGCTGGTAG
- a CDS encoding GxGYxYP domain-containing protein, with amino-acid sequence MKTYHLLSLENVAADEWPIAVSLQGLVNRESHNIYLLPSSKGMEKHWVEWYKQYGYEPVETNLDELLGKYVDLLKGYIVFDPSVPDTINVAASLAGVMDALICPPSVADRINSLGLKCLLDMRGRFEGRVEPYHWLVNEHLKDFDLRVMANYDQKETAAVQPDMDYLIAHRGFCMGLSINAADFPEEAAVWEQVQTAAPSHAMMLGWHTPRDSEATHVYFASRHSVWVYCGYARNTSFHQHIKASAEYSQDHCHSAECDPNGKYAAITLSDGDSWHSMCDVQKKFWLHPRRGEVPLGWEVAPIFEKVGPAVLEYYFKTKSDNDYIVSGPSGIAYNYPSGFADLPGYLKISADAMKKTSLKSIWAINRIVRHLPGRKIEHKLKNETVVYTREQMEEFGGPKDQKGADFVDDEVIAKYMEAMPDALGFFQGWERIPGEEPHWCDGRLWSPGSALVRKDVDGAIREFEESAARQSGPVFVCAHVNCYDADMDAIIETVRRLEDKGFTVVRPDVYLRLAQDAYARGLVGKH; translated from the coding sequence GTGAAAACATATCACCTGCTGTCGTTGGAAAATGTTGCCGCCGATGAGTGGCCGATAGCGGTCAGCTTGCAGGGTCTTGTAAATCGCGAGAGCCACAATATCTATCTGCTCCCCAGCTCAAAAGGCATGGAGAAGCACTGGGTTGAATGGTACAAGCAGTATGGCTACGAGCCTGTCGAAACAAATCTGGACGAGCTGCTGGGCAAATACGTTGATCTGCTGAAAGGCTATATTGTGTTTGATCCATCAGTACCGGACACTATTAACGTGGCGGCCTCACTGGCTGGAGTAATGGACGCACTGATATGTCCTCCTTCTGTAGCGGATCGAATAAACTCACTTGGCTTAAAATGTCTGCTGGATATGCGCGGGCGTTTTGAGGGACGAGTCGAGCCGTATCACTGGCTTGTTAATGAACACCTGAAGGATTTTGATCTGCGTGTAATGGCAAATTACGATCAGAAGGAGACCGCTGCCGTCCAGCCGGACATGGACTATCTTATCGCTCACCGTGGATTCTGCATGGGCTTGAGCATAAATGCCGCTGACTTCCCCGAAGAGGCGGCAGTCTGGGAGCAGGTCCAGACGGCTGCGCCTAGTCACGCTATGATGCTCGGCTGGCACACTCCTCGTGACAGCGAAGCGACGCATGTATACTTCGCAAGCCGGCACAGCGTTTGGGTCTACTGCGGCTACGCAAGAAACACTTCATTCCACCAGCACATCAAGGCGTCCGCTGAATATTCTCAGGACCACTGTCATTCAGCCGAGTGTGATCCCAACGGCAAATACGCTGCGATCACGCTCTCAGACGGAGACTCATGGCACTCGATGTGCGATGTCCAGAAGAAATTCTGGCTGCATCCACGCAGAGGCGAGGTTCCTCTTGGCTGGGAAGTAGCACCGATATTCGAAAAGGTCGGCCCGGCTGTGCTCGAGTATTATTTTAAGACCAAGTCAGATAATGACTATATAGTCAGTGGACCTTCAGGAATCGCATATAACTACCCGAGCGGGTTTGCCGATCTGCCTGGGTATCTGAAAATCAGTGCTGACGCTATGAAGAAAACTTCTCTCAAGTCAATCTGGGCAATCAACAGGATCGTGCGGCATCTTCCCGGCAGGAAGATTGAGCATAAGCTCAAAAACGAGACGGTCGTCTACACCCGCGAGCAGATGGAGGAGTTCGGCGGTCCCAAGGACCAGAAAGGCGCCGACTTTGTGGATGACGAGGTTATCGCAAAGTATATGGAAGCTATGCCGGATGCTCTTGGTTTCTTCCAGGGTTGGGAGAGAATACCGGGTGAAGAGCCGCACTGGTGCGACGGCAGGCTTTGGAGCCCGGGCAGCGCTCTGGTCCGCAAGGACGTTGACGGTGCCATCCGTGAGTTTGAGGAATCGGCTGCCAGGCAATCGGGACCAGTGTTTGTATGTGCTCATGTAAACTGCTATGACGCCGATATGGATGCGATTATTGAGACTGTCCGGCGTCTTGAAGACAAAGGGTTCACTGTGGTTCGACCGGATGTGTATCTGCGGCTTGCGCAGGATGCTTATGCCAGAGGGCTGGTTGGAAAGCACTAA
- a CDS encoding DNA cytosine methyltransferase, with protein sequence MDRVIKIIDTFAGAGGMTLGFTHSSVGRFQPVWANDFNDYAVETYNTNFGNHCIAGDIVDILNDPTVIIPQADVVIGGPPCQGFSLLNRDRNGDARRLLWRQYLEVVSRSNASIFVMENVPQLLGSFEHGEIIGAVEQLGFKLHWGKLCAADYGVAQIRQRAIIIGCKFADPKDYFPPLRTHYNPRNGSIDPKMYVVNPKPWKTVREAIGDLPSPQGTNIRDEPPPLNLHFGRTPTATSIARYKAIPEEGMNRFDLQKNAPELTPKCWIRKKSGGTDLFGRLWWDRQAFTIRTEFYKPEKGRYLHPEQHRPITHREAARFQSFPDDFIFCGSKIEIARQIGNAVPPKLANAIAEMIYSMFADAR encoded by the coding sequence ATGGACAGAGTAATCAAAATTATCGATACTTTCGCCGGTGCAGGCGGCATGACGCTTGGATTCACCCATTCGTCGGTCGGGCGGTTCCAACCTGTCTGGGCAAATGACTTCAATGATTATGCTGTAGAGACTTACAACACCAATTTTGGCAATCACTGCATTGCTGGAGATATTGTTGACATTCTTAACGACCCGACCGTCATAATTCCCCAAGCTGATGTGGTTATAGGCGGTCCTCCATGTCAAGGATTCAGCTTACTCAATAGGGATAGGAACGGAGATGCGCGAAGGCTGCTTTGGCGTCAATATCTGGAGGTGGTTAGCCGTTCTAACGCATCAATTTTTGTAATGGAAAACGTGCCTCAATTGCTTGGGTCTTTTGAGCATGGGGAAATCATCGGTGCCGTAGAACAATTGGGATTTAAGCTCCATTGGGGCAAATTGTGTGCAGCAGATTATGGTGTGGCGCAAATCAGACAGAGAGCAATCATCATAGGCTGCAAGTTTGCTGATCCAAAAGATTACTTTCCGCCACTCAGAACACACTACAATCCTCGCAATGGCTCCATTGACCCAAAGATGTATGTTGTAAATCCGAAACCATGGAAAACTGTGAGAGAAGCTATCGGCGATTTACCGTCTCCACAAGGCACGAATATTAGAGATGAACCGCCACCGCTAAACTTGCATTTTGGCCGTACACCTACGGCTACAAGCATTGCAAGATATAAAGCTATTCCCGAAGAAGGGATGAACCGCTTTGATCTGCAGAAGAATGCGCCTGAGCTTACCCCTAAGTGTTGGATTCGGAAGAAATCGGGGGGTACGGATTTGTTCGGTCGGTTGTGGTGGGATAGACAAGCCTTTACTATACGAACCGAGTTTTATAAGCCGGAAAAGGGCAGATACCTACATCCCGAACAACACCGGCCGATAACTCATCGTGAGGCTGCACGATTTCAGTCATTTCCGGATGATTTCATCTTCTGTGGCTCAAAGATCGAGATTGCAAGGCAGATAGGCAATGCCGTACCTCCAAAACTGGCGAATGCAATTGCTGAAATGATATACAGTATGTTTGCAGATGCGCGGTAA
- a CDS encoding very short patch repair endonuclease — MSDRFTPEKRSWIMGRVKSCNTKPEMLVRSMIHSMGFRFRLHKKELPGNPDIVLPKHKKIVFVHGCFWHGHEGCPRSKRPATNIKFWNKKLDQNMERDKRFQRLLKEAGWDVLVVWQCETNKPDELLRKLERFLYER, encoded by the coding sequence ATGTCCGATAGATTTACACCGGAAAAGCGCAGTTGGATCATGGGGCGCGTCAAAAGCTGCAACACCAAACCGGAAATGCTTGTGCGGTCAATGATACACAGTATGGGTTTCCGCTTTCGATTGCATAAGAAGGAGTTACCGGGCAACCCTGATATAGTTCTACCTAAGCATAAGAAGATTGTTTTTGTTCACGGTTGTTTTTGGCATGGGCACGAAGGATGCCCGCGTTCAAAGCGGCCTGCTACTAACATTAAGTTCTGGAATAAGAAGTTAGATCAGAATATGGAGCGGGACAAGCGATTTCAACGCTTGTTGAAAGAAGCTGGGTGGGACGTGCTGGTTGTCTGGCAATGCGAAACGAACAAACCGGATGAACTGCTCAGAAAACTGGAAAGGTTCCTATATGAACGATAG
- a CDS encoding HNH endonuclease: MNDSGKHTVTDSEAIRRKVAELIASFESDLKGDDLRTKVLALVPVFGKLRDLGKSLLPTDITSARNRIIYYFCKYPNVVISGNELLVVSGIQDYPRRIRELRVQFGWSIASGITMKEMLEAEDSEIPDEYRNMKPDEYVLLSAEQDRDAAHRWNIANSIRRQKKSVQSKILEFLRANVERGVTGEELRYVANNKTEWARRVRELRTEQGWPVATKSTGRPDLSVGIYVLQADRQGYEHDRHIPDEVRRAVLRRDKYTCQVCCWTHDLWNPSDPRHLELHHLKHHVKGGDNSEGNLQTMCNICHDVKHRKES; the protein is encoded by the coding sequence ATGAACGATAGCGGTAAACATACTGTAACGGATTCAGAGGCAATCCGCCGCAAGGTTGCGGAGTTGATTGCATCCTTTGAATCCGATCTCAAGGGGGATGACCTCCGTACGAAAGTCCTAGCCCTTGTTCCGGTATTCGGCAAGCTCAGAGATTTGGGGAAATCGCTTCTACCCACCGATATTACATCCGCCAGAAACCGCATTATCTATTATTTCTGCAAGTATCCAAACGTAGTCATAAGCGGTAATGAGCTGTTGGTTGTTTCCGGTATTCAAGACTACCCGCGTAGGATACGCGAACTTCGTGTGCAGTTCGGATGGTCCATTGCAAGCGGAATTACAATGAAAGAGATGCTGGAAGCCGAAGACAGCGAAATCCCCGACGAATACAGGAACATGAAACCGGATGAATATGTCTTATTGAGCGCTGAGCAGGACAGAGATGCAGCTCATCGCTGGAATATTGCCAACTCCATTCGCAGGCAGAAGAAATCCGTACAAAGCAAGATTTTGGAGTTCTTGAGAGCAAATGTCGAGCGTGGTGTCACAGGCGAAGAGCTGAGATATGTAGCAAACAATAAGACGGAGTGGGCTCGACGAGTTCGTGAACTTCGCACAGAACAGGGTTGGCCGGTAGCAACAAAATCTACCGGGCGACCGGATTTATCGGTCGGTATATATGTACTACAGGCTGACAGACAAGGCTATGAGCATGACCGACACATTCCTGACGAAGTCCGAAGAGCGGTATTGAGGCGTGACAAATACACGTGCCAAGTATGCTGTTGGACACATGACCTGTGGAATCCCTCAGACCCACGGCATTTGGAATTACACCACCTTAAACACCACGTCAAGGGTGGAGACAACTCAGAGGGGAATCTTCAAACGATGTGCAACATTTGTCATGATGTAAAACACCGCAAAGAAAGCTGA
- a CDS encoding TIGR04076 family protein, whose amino-acid sequence MRKWYKEDWKFTITVLKVGDDNRAERCRLGFEPGDAFTSTYECPAHFCPKSMMIAYPLMTAVRSGGDLRELGGKTADSIDFPCPDGVVHFRLDTEKIQTGI is encoded by the coding sequence ATGCGCAAATGGTATAAAGAAGACTGGAAGTTCACGATCACAGTGCTCAAAGTCGGCGATGACAACCGAGCAGAGAGATGCAGGCTGGGCTTCGAGCCGGGAGATGCGTTCACATCTACTTACGAGTGTCCTGCGCATTTTTGCCCCAAGAGCATGATGATCGCATACCCATTGATGACAGCAGTAAGAAGCGGCGGCGACCTGCGAGAACTTGGCGGCAAAACCGCTGACAGTATTGACTTCCCATGTCCTGATGGAGTCGTTCATTTTAGGCTGGACACTGAGAAGATACAAACAGGCATATAA
- the prfB gene encoding peptide chain release factor 2 (programmed frameshift), which produces MLNVEIEKAAALQRDLEELGGHFDVPRVQEEIDRLEELSGRPGFWDDASEAQKTLKKLSDLKGKIDPLLELQSRLSDLIELAQMVDDDTSPEADELRHELVSIEKAHEQLELQTLLSGEHDSANAIMEINAGAGGTEACDWANMLLRMYLRWAERGGYKTEILNTVEGDVAGVKNVTVLFEGRNAYGYLKNERGVHRLVRISPFDANKRRHTSFAAVDVIPQIEEDTEVNINPDEIRVDTYRSSGAGGQHVNKTDSAIRITHIPTGIVVTCQNERSQHKNKDSAMKVLAAKLGQLQNEENEQRIAELRGDLRAIEWGNQMRSYVFQPYTMVKDHRNNHETGDVMRVMDGDIDDFIQAALKSTKA; this is translated from the exons ATATTGAACGTTGAAATAGAAAAAGCCGCTGCGCTGCAGCGAGACCTCGAAGAGCTGGGAGGTCAT TTTGACGTCCCTAGAGTTCAGGAAGAAATAGATCGTCTGGAAGAGCTCTCCGGACGTCCCGGTTTTTGGGACGACGCCTCGGAGGCACAAAAGACACTCAAAAAGCTCAGTGACCTTAAAGGAAAGATCGATCCCCTGCTGGAACTGCAATCACGCTTAAGCGACCTTATAGAGCTGGCACAAATGGTTGATGACGACACCAGTCCCGAAGCGGATGAACTCCGGCATGAGCTGGTTTCAATCGAGAAGGCTCATGAGCAGCTCGAACTTCAGACTCTTTTATCCGGCGAGCACGACTCGGCCAATGCCATAATGGAGATCAATGCCGGAGCGGGCGGCACTGAGGCTTGCGACTGGGCGAATATGCTGCTGCGCATGTATTTGCGATGGGCAGAGCGCGGCGGCTATAAGACCGAAATCCTCAATACTGTCGAAGGCGATGTGGCTGGGGTCAAGAACGTCACGGTCCTCTTTGAGGGCCGCAATGCCTATGGCTATCTCAAGAACGAGCGCGGCGTGCATCGTCTGGTAAGAATTTCCCCATTTGATGCGAACAAGCGCAGGCATACGTCATTTGCGGCTGTCGATGTCATTCCTCAGATCGAAGAAGATACCGAGGTCAATATCAATCCTGACGAAATCAGGGTCGACACATATCGATCCAGCGGCGCAGGCGGCCAGCATGTCAATAAGACTGATTCGGCTATCCGTATCACACATATTCCAACCGGCATCGTAGTCACATGTCAGAACGAGCGCTCTCAACATAAGAACAAAGATTCGGCAATGAAGGTTCTTGCGGCCAAGCTTGGGCAGTTGCAAAACGAAGAGAACGAGCAGCGCATAGCCGAACTGCGGGGCGACCTCCGTGCCATAGAATGGGGCAACCAGATGCGCTCATACGTCTTCCAGCCGTATACGATGGTCAAGGACCACAGGAATAATCACGAGACGGGCGACGTAATGCGAGTCATGGACGGAGATATCGACGACTTTATTCAGGCCGCGTTGAAGAGCACGAAGGCTTAA
- a CDS encoding SGNH/GDSL hydrolase family protein has product MVLAERTPGMLCFDNVVPGTVVVRSTYLPDQKDTIIYKQGRDYVLNYTLGTIARSPISRIPDYAANILYGKKAFDHTKYPGYGNHAFFVWVDYETKNGHPVAVKTDQSALLQKSLAKLNAGGPFKIIVFGDSISTGCEASAEALRYPNLYAQSLQTRFPKAQITLENGAKGGDTSVQGIARLEDKVLSRNPDLVLLAFGMNDHNKGSVPLDTFEKNLESMVQKIRERTGAEVIILSTFPPNPDWAFGSHQMEKYAQTTQNAAKKLKCAYADVYSVWAKVLERKDWPSLLGNNINHPNNFGHWLYLQALEAVGF; this is encoded by the coding sequence ATGGTTCTGGCAGAGCGAACTCCGGGGATGCTCTGTTTCGATAACGTCGTCCCCGGCACTGTTGTAGTGCGCAGCACATATCTGCCGGATCAAAAGGATACGATTATCTACAAGCAGGGTCGCGATTATGTGTTAAATTACACCCTCGGGACTATTGCCCGCTCACCAATATCGCGCATTCCCGACTACGCCGCCAATATCCTATACGGCAAGAAAGCCTTCGATCACACAAAATATCCCGGTTACGGCAACCATGCATTCTTTGTCTGGGTCGATTATGAAACAAAAAACGGCCACCCAGTTGCCGTTAAGACAGATCAGTCTGCTCTACTCCAAAAGAGCCTGGCAAAGCTGAATGCAGGTGGTCCATTTAAGATCATCGTCTTTGGGGACAGCATCTCCACCGGTTGCGAGGCTTCCGCAGAAGCTCTTCGTTATCCAAACCTTTACGCGCAATCTCTGCAGACGCGCTTCCCGAAAGCGCAGATAACTCTGGAAAATGGAGCAAAAGGAGGCGACACATCAGTTCAGGGTATTGCCAGGCTGGAAGATAAGGTGCTTTCACGCAACCCTGACCTTGTGCTTCTTGCATTCGGCATGAACGATCATAACAAAGGCAGTGTGCCCCTGGATACTTTTGAGAAGAATCTTGAGAGCATGGTCCAAAAGATACGCGAACGCACCGGCGCCGAGGTAATTATCCTCTCTACGTTCCCGCCAAATCCCGACTGGGCATTCGGCTCACATCAGATGGAAAAATATGCGCAAACTACGCAGAATGCAGCCAAAAAACTGAAGTGCGCCTACGCAGATGTTTATTCGGTATGGGCGAAAGTTCTTGAGCGAAAAGACTGGCCCAGTCTGCTCGGCAATAATATCAACCACCCAAACAATTTCGGACACTGGTTATATCTTCAGGCGTTGGAAGCGGTTGGGTTTTAG
- the panC gene encoding pantoate--beta-alanine ligase, whose product MQIVHSIDEMRSLVENARAEGKTIGLVPTMGALHVGHLTLVSHAKQDCGFVVVSVFVNPTQFGPNEDFQKYPRTLEADCRKCESAEADAVFAPLAVDMYPGGFDTWIDVKGPAEVLEGQSRPGHFRGVATVCTKLFNITDADRAYFGKKDYQQLVIIKKIVSDLNMNVEIVPIDTVRERDGLAISSRNSYLDSREHEAALVLSRSLEMAKQAFEKGERNAKAIQTRVWNHIAAEPLAKVDYVAVADAETLASIETIERSAVVLLAVRVGSTRLIDNVVLG is encoded by the coding sequence ATGCAGATTGTACATTCAATAGATGAGATGCGCTCGCTTGTCGAAAACGCTCGTGCGGAAGGCAAGACCATCGGCCTCGTCCCGACAATGGGTGCGCTGCATGTCGGCCACCTCACGCTCGTGTCTCACGCAAAGCAGGACTGCGGGTTTGTTGTAGTAAGTGTGTTCGTAAATCCCACTCAGTTCGGGCCGAATGAGGATTTTCAAAAATATCCCAGAACCCTTGAAGCCGATTGTCGCAAATGCGAGAGTGCGGAGGCGGATGCAGTATTTGCACCGCTGGCGGTGGACATGTATCCGGGCGGCTTCGATACATGGATAGATGTCAAAGGACCAGCCGAAGTATTGGAGGGCCAGAGCCGCCCAGGGCATTTCCGGGGAGTCGCCACGGTATGCACCAAGCTTTTCAATATAACCGATGCCGACCGCGCTTACTTCGGAAAAAAAGACTATCAGCAGCTTGTTATAATCAAAAAAATTGTCAGCGACCTCAATATGAATGTTGAGATAGTGCCCATAGACACAGTTCGTGAGCGCGATGGTCTGGCTATATCTTCCCGCAATTCATACCTGGATTCGCGCGAGCATGAGGCCGCACTGGTTTTGAGCAGATCACTGGAGATGGCTAAGCAGGCATTTGAAAAAGGCGAGAGAAATGCAAAAGCTATTCAAACCCGTGTCTGGAACCATATCGCTGCTGAACCGCTTGCAAAAGTGGATTATGTTGCCGTCGCGGATGCCGAGACTCTCGCTTCAATAGAGACAATAGAGCGTTCGGCAGTGGTCCTGCTGGCTGTCAGGGTAGGCTCAACAAGGCTGATAGATAACGTGGTATTAGGTTGA
- a CDS encoding redoxin domain-containing protein yields the protein MKYRVIFVILVCTLVLAGCGQKNASVKYVQKPGRQTVSKSTSSSDKPQATNDQPSSGLPLNTQPSTLDQALNPLGALSNNGRNGQSGSGAPGSLNVPTTMPAASAPAALPKSVRPKPDQLLALVQMRYRSVKTIKTTGTTSAVVEADGKVVNKTSDTQSGFMFKRPDKFNVTGSSERLVSNGKVVVRYFKGTKRFVKSKLDKDKERLLLREMIGSQMGVRSLGLLLGMDYGPMMSSMKLLKDFKVGGRDTFVLSMRIKEGMGCPKGTNAVQTLWVGKKDFVIYRNQLVEKGRPNLPKGYKGKAPKLLESTINVVVTKCALDSNIPDSNFVFNAPAGAKSAEDLTRDYLHAKHAPELSFTWIDGNKKSISDFQGKAVILDCWALPMCEQHLPVLQKIYEKHKDSVQIVSICVNTDIQKVKQYLAKKSLDFPVVYANKDIANILRTKYHVQVLPTIFLIDKSGVVQETMLGIPPEKDIIAKLDKIK from the coding sequence ATGAAATATAGAGTTATTTTTGTGATTTTGGTTTGCACGCTCGTGCTGGCGGGCTGCGGCCAAAAAAACGCTTCGGTAAAATACGTCCAAAAGCCTGGCCGCCAAACTGTTTCGAAGAGTACAAGCTCTTCCGATAAACCTCAGGCGACAAATGATCAACCAAGTTCCGGGCTGCCGCTTAATACTCAGCCTTCGACGCTCGATCAAGCGCTTAATCCTCTTGGCGCGCTGAGCAATAATGGCAGGAATGGTCAAAGCGGCTCCGGCGCTCCGGGAAGCCTTAACGTGCCGACCACCATGCCGGCAGCATCAGCGCCTGCAGCGCTCCCTAAATCCGTCAGGCCAAAGCCCGACCAGCTTCTTGCACTCGTGCAGATGCGCTATCGATCTGTCAAAACCATCAAAACAACCGGCACAACCAGCGCTGTTGTTGAGGCTGACGGTAAAGTTGTAAATAAGACCTCCGACACCCAATCGGGCTTCATGTTCAAGCGACCGGATAAGTTTAATGTCACCGGATCTAGTGAGCGGCTCGTAAGCAACGGCAAGGTTGTCGTCAGATACTTTAAGGGCACGAAGCGCTTCGTCAAATCCAAACTCGATAAAGACAAGGAACGCCTCCTCCTCAGAGAAATGATAGGCTCACAAATGGGAGTGCGCAGCCTTGGTCTATTGCTGGGCATGGATTACGGTCCCATGATGTCTTCCATGAAACTGCTTAAAGATTTCAAAGTTGGCGGCAGAGACACTTTTGTGCTTTCAATGCGTATCAAAGAAGGTATGGGGTGCCCCAAAGGAACGAACGCCGTCCAGACGCTTTGGGTCGGCAAGAAGGACTTCGTGATCTATAGAAATCAGTTGGTCGAAAAGGGCAGGCCCAATCTGCCCAAAGGCTACAAAGGTAAAGCGCCGAAACTGCTTGAGTCCACAATTAACGTTGTTGTAACAAAATGCGCTCTGGATTCCAATATTCCGGATTCCAATTTTGTATTCAACGCCCCGGCAGGCGCGAAGTCTGCCGAAGACCTGACCAGAGACTATCTGCATGCCAAACATGCCCCGGAGCTTTCGTTCACTTGGATCGATGGAAATAAGAAGAGCATCTCTGATTTTCAGGGTAAAGCCGTTATACTGGACTGCTGGGCGCTGCCGATGTGTGAGCAGCACCTGCCTGTATTGCAGAAAATCTATGAAAAGCATAAGGATTCAGTCCAAATAGTCTCGATATGTGTTAATACAGACATCCAAAAGGTAAAGCAGTATCTTGCTAAAAAGTCACTTGATTTTCCGGTGGTATATGCCAATAAAGACATCGCGAATATCCTTAGAACCAAGTATCACGTTCAGGTGCTTCCCACCATCTTCCTGATAGACAAGTCCGGCGTTGTCCAAGAGACTATGCTCGGCATTCCGCCTGAGAAGGATATTATTGCTAAACTGGATAAGATTAAATAA